In Saccopteryx leptura isolate mSacLep1 chromosome 11, mSacLep1_pri_phased_curated, whole genome shotgun sequence, the following proteins share a genomic window:
- the VCAM1 gene encoding vascular cell adhesion protein 1 produces MVGTLAASSILWTAFAACLAFKLEMVPEDRVVAQIGSSVSLTCSTRGCESPAFSWRTLTDSPLNGRVRSEGTSSTLTMDPVSFENEHSYLCTATCRSEKVEKAEKRIEVHIYSFPRDPEIRFSGLLEVGKPVTATCSVPDIYPAERLEVDLLKGQQLLKNQDFPDPMEKKSLETKSVEVTFTPTREDIGKALVCRAQLHDEEINAELRQRETTEHLQVYISPKNTVISVSPSTRLREGGSVTMTCSGKGLPAPRIFWSKQLDSGHLQPLSGNATLTLIAMRTEDSGIYVCEAVNAVGRERTQVELIVQEKLFTVEVSPGPQIAAQIGDAVVLTCGVKGCESPLSFSWRTQTHSPLSGKVWTEGNTSTLTLSPVSFENGRAYLCAVTCGRKKLEKEVKVDLYSFPRDPEIEMGGVLVNGEPATVSCNISNVYPLDRLQVELLKGGRIMARKNFLEDRENQSLETGSLETTFVPTAEDTGSVLVCRAKLHIGGMELEPKQRQSTQTLHVNTAPGNTTISVSPSPTLKEGGSVNMTCSSDGLPAPRIRWSRRLGNGHLQLLSENTTLTLLSAKVEDSGVYVCEASNRAGISREEVRVIVQVASNDIRLTASPSEHVKEGDTVTISCTCGNVPHTWIILKKKEKTGDTVLRAVEGAYTIQQAQLEDAGVYECESKNAIGLQLRRIKLDVTGRENDKDYFSPGLLVLYCVSSVIITAIGMIVYFARKANMKGSYSLVEAQKSKV; encoded by the exons ATGGTCGGGACCTTGGCGGCCTCCAGCATACTTTGGACGGCGTTTGCAGCTT GTCTAGCGTTTAAACTGGAGATGGTCCCGGAGGACCGCGTGGTGGCTCAGATCGGCTCCTCGGTCTCGCTGACCTGCAGCACCAGGGGCTGCGAGTCCCCCGCCTTCTCCTGGAGGACCCTGACGGACAGCCCGCTGAACGGGAGGGTGCGGAGCGAGGGGACCTCGTCCACGCTGACCATGGACCCTGTCAGTTTCGAGAACGAGCACTCCTACCTGTGCACGGCCACGTGCAGGTCCGAGAAGGTGGAGAAGGCGGAGAAGAGGATCGAGGTGCACATCTACT CTTTCCCTAGGGACCCCGAGATTCGCTTCAGCGGCCTCCTGGAGGTGGGCAAGCCGGTCACAGCCACGTGTTCGGTCCCTGACATCTACCCAGCTGAAAGGCTGGAGGTCGACTTGCTGAAGGGCCAGCAGCTCTTGAAAAATCAGGACTTTCCGGATCCTATGGAGAAGAAGTCCCTGGAAACCAAGAGCGTGGAAGTGACCTTCACGCCCACCCGTGAGGATATCGGGAAAGCCCTGGTTTGCCGAGCTCAGCTACACGACGAGGAGATTAACGCCGAGCTCCGACAGAGGGAGACGACGGAACACCTGCAGGTCTACA TCTCTCCCAAGAACACCGTCATCTCTGTGAGCCCCTCCACAAGGCTGCGAGAAGGTGGCTCCGTGACCATGACGTGTTCCGGCAAAGGCCTGCCAGCTCCGCGCATTTTCTGGAGCAAGCAACTAGACAGCGGCCACCTGCAGCCCCTCTCCGGGAATGCCACCCTCACGCTAATTGCTATGAGGACGGAAGACTCGGGAATTTATGTGTGTGAAGCCGTTAATGCggtggggagagaaagaacaCAGGTGGAGTTAATTGTTCAAG AAAAACTGTTTACGGTTGAGGTCTCCCCCGGACCCCAGATTGCTGCTCAGATCGGCGACGCAGTTGTTTTGACCTGTGGGGTGAAGGGCTGTGAGTCCCCCCTGTCTTTCTCGTGGAGGACCCAGACACACAGCCCCCTGAGCGGGAAGGTGTGGACGGAGGGGAACACGTCCACGCTGACCCTGAGCCCTGTGAGTTTTGAGAACGGACGTGCTTACCTGTGTGCCGTGACCTGTGGGCGTAAGAAGCTGGAAAAGGAAGTGAAGGTGGATCTCTACT CATTCCCTAGGGACCCAGAGATCGAGATGGGCGGCGTGTTGGTGAACGGCGAGCCGGCCACAGTGAGCTGCAACATTTCCAACGTGTACCCCTTAGACCGCCTGCAGGTCGAGCTGTTGAAGGGGGGACGTATCATGGCGAGGAAGAACTTTCTGGAGGACAGGGAAAATCAGTCCCTGGAGACGGGGAGTCTGGAAACGACCTTCGTCCCCACCGCTGAAGACACCGGCAGCGTGCTTGTTTGTCGGGCTAAGTTACATATTGGCGGGATGGAACTTGAACCCAAACAGAGGCAGAGTACACAGACGCTGCATGTGAACA CTGCCCCCGGAAACACCACCATCTcagtcagcccctcccccaccctgaagGAAGGTGGGTCCGTGAATATGACATGCTCTAGCGACGGCCTTCCAGCCCCCAGAATCCGGTGGAGCAGGCGGCTGGGCAACGGGCATCTACAGCTTCTTTCCGAGAACACAACGCTCACCTTACTTTCTGCCAAAGTGGAAGATTCTGGCGTGTACGTGTGTGAAGCGAGTAACCGGGCTGGAATTAGCAGAGAAGAAGTCAGAGTAATCGTTCAAG TTGCTTCCAACGACATACGGCTTACAGCTTCTCCTTCCGAGCACGTAAAGGAAGGGGACACTGTCACCATCTCCTGCACTTGTGGAAATGTTCCCCACACGTGGATTATcctgaagaaaaaggagaagacagGAGACACGGTGCTGAGGGCCGTGGAAGGCGCGTACACCATCCAGCAGGCCCAGCTAGAGGATGCGGGCGTGTACGAGTGCGAATCGAAAAACGCGATCGGCTTGCAGTTGAGAAGGATCAAGCTGGATGTGACAG GAAGAGAAAACGACAAGGACTATTTTTCTCCCGGACTTCTGGTGCTTTACTGCGTGTCCTCCGTTATCATAACGGCCATCGGGATGATCGTTTACTTTGCCAGGAAAGCCAACATGAAGGGGTCGTACAGTCTGGTAGAAGCACAGAAATCCAAAGTGTAG